AATAAAACGATGTGAAAGGCAGTGGAGTTGTGTTCTTTGTGCTCTTGTATTAATATGGTATCAACGAATTTAGCGGATTCATTTTTTGTGAACATAATTTGTGGTGTCAGGAGTGGGGTGGAGTGCCACAGAGTATTTGTTGAGTTGAGAATGGTGTTGAGTGTAGTAAGGTGTTGAATTGTGCAAGAGGTGTCGATTCCCATCTTTGTTAAGAGGTATTGTGATTTTAGATTTTTGTGGAAGGTTATATTGCAATACTACATAGTTAGTAATTTAGAAAAGGTTAAATTTGAATGATGATGCTTTAATTGTGCTACTTATGtgatttactgttattttttataagttattATTGTGTGTAACTAATTAAtactattttattgttattattcatAATGAGtattagaacattaaaaaagAGCGAGCTATTACTCGTTGCTGAGGAATTAGATTTAAAGGTCCCTCCTAATGCAAAAGTAATTCAGTTGaaagaattaattgaaaattcGGAAATTTATAAGAGTGATATAGAATTTGTGCAAAGTGTTGTTCATAATATTTTAGAGGAGAATAAGCTCACATTGGAAAGAGAACTGTCAGATAGTGAAGCTAAATTAGAGTTAGAGAGAATAAAACTATCGCAGTTAGAGAGAGAATTAGAATTAGCAAGCATTAAAAAGGATTTATCACAAGTTCCAAATTCTGAATTAGAAATATCTAATCGTAGTACTGAAAGTTTAATTAAAAGCGTTAAAACATTGACAATTTCAGTACCTACTAGGGCAGAATCGTTTAATCTCTTTTTTCAGTCCATTGAAAaggcattcaaaacaaaaaatgtgccggaACAACTGAAAGCggaaattctaataaatattctaggagaaaaattaacaaatttaatgGTTCACATGAGTGAGGAAGATGTAAATGATTATGATAAACTCAAAGCAacgattttaaaagaatttcagcCAACGCCTCAAGTGTGCTTAAATCAATTTCGATATGCTCAAAAATTACCTAACGAAAATTACGTCCAATTCGCGTCCAGATTAAGTGctaattttgaatattattgtcgGCTAAGAGATGTGAGTGATTTTAAATCAGTGTGTGAATTAATGGTTTCAGATAAACTGTTTAGTGAAATCGATCGGGATTTGAAAACTCATATAGCTGTAAAACAGGGTGAGAAATGGTTTAAACCGCAAGAATTAGGCCGAGAGTGCGACATTTATCTGTCATCGAGAGGTAAACCAAAATCCGAGTCGTTTCCTCCTAAATCCTTTTCAGGAAGTGAAAATAAGAAAAGCGAAGGAAATAATTCGCGCAGATATTCTTCCAATACTGAGGGAAATAATTATCGTAAACGGGGTTCATATGAAATTCACCATGTAAATAAATTCCGTAGTAATAGTTCTAGAGATGTTTCAAATGTATATTTATCAGgagcaaaaaatattcattgtatTTTGTGTAAAACAGGCGAAACTCATGCGATAAGCGAATGTCCGAATTTTAAAGACATTTCGGTAAGCGAGAGAGTAGATATTGTAAAAGGGAATAATTTGTGCTTCAAATGTCTCTCTTCTGGGTGCAGTGTAAAATTCTGTAAGGCAAGAAACTGTTTCTGTGGAAAACCGCATCATCAAATGATTCATTTTCCGAAAGAGGCCAGGGAGGGTAAAAATCCCCCTGAAGAGGAGAGCGCAGTTTCAACAAGTAATAATTCTTCCGTCTCTAGGTCAAGAGTGTCTAACGTTTTACTTCTAACTTGCAGCGCATATGCTAGCAATCCTAAGGATGGGAGAGGAATAAACAAATTTACGAGGATTTTATGCGATAACGGATCAGACCGGAGTTGGATTCGGAGATCCTTAGCAGattgtttaaaactaaattccatcAGAAAGGAAAGACTGTCGGTTTTTTCTTTTGGTTCAGTAAGGCCCGTTGAGAAAATTTATGATGTAGCCGAGATAAAGTTAACAAATAGATATGATCCTAATAAAATCATTCAGTTTGAAGTTTTAATTACAGATACGATAACTGCAGCCCCTAACTCTGTTCCAAATGCAGATATTTTAAACACTATGCGTTCGCGAGGATTGATTTTGGCCGATTGTTTCGAGAGCGATATACAAATCGAAGTATTAATTGGCGCAGATGTATTTTGGCAGATCGTCGACTCTACGAGATttgagaaaataaacaaaacaattactTGTGTTCCAACGGTATTTGGTTTCGCGCTGCAGGGAACTCAGTTAAGTGATTCACAGTGCTTAAAAAATGAAGTGGCGTCAAATCTCTGTGTTGCGGCTACAGACGTTCAGATTTTGTGGGAACTCGAAGCATtgggaataaaagaaaaagaggaattaAATTCGGTAGATAAGGCTTTCGTTGAAGAATTTGAGAAAGGATTAAAATTCGTAGATGGGAGATACGAAACAAATTTAATGTGGAAGAAAGATCCTAATGAGTTAGCGAACAATTTTACGTTAgctaaaaagcaatttgaagagTTAAAAAGGGTTTTAAATGAAAACGAATGGGTTGCAAATGAATATAAGGAAATTGTGAATGAGCAAGTTAAAATGGGAATTATTGAACAGTGTGATAGGGatagtaaggaatattttatgccCCATAGAGCTGTCGTCAGGGCAGATAAAGAAACAACCAAAGTTCGTATTGTGTACAATTGTAGTTCTAAATCAAAGGGTAATTTATCTCTTAATGATTGTTTAGAAACTGGCccgaatttaaatccaaatatacttgatatcattttaaattttcgtaaatTCAAGATAGCTTTTAATGCAGACATTGAGAAAGCATTTTTAATGATTGGTATTTCCGAAAGagatagaaagtttttaaaatttctttggtaTTCAGATAGTTCTAGTGAGGAATTTAAATACATGCAAATGAAAAGAGTAACATTCGGTTGCAAACCGTCTCCGTTTATTCTAAGTGCTACAATTAAGCATCACATTCAAAAGTTTGAGAATACACACCCTAAATCAGTTGAGATGTTAAAATCTTCGCTGTATGTTGATGACTTGTATTTTGGTGGAAATAGTGTGagcgaagttttaaatttgtcaTCTGATGCTGTAACTATTCTGAAGGCAGGAGGTTTTAACTTGAGGAAATTGAGGTCTAACAGCAAAGAGTTAGAAGAACTATGGGTGCAGACGGGACTAAAGGAACGGGAGTCGGTTGATGTTAGCCAAGTGAAAGTGTTGGGGTTAAACTGGAATCCAGAGCAAGATGAGTTGTCGTTGGATCTAAAAGGGATATTTAAAGGATTGAAATCATTGAAGAACAGTAAGAGGTGCGTTTTACAGACTGCAGCTAGTATTTTTGATCCGGTTGGGTTGATTGCTCCGTTTGTTGTGCGTATTAAGTTATTGTTGCAGGAAATTTGGGAGAGAGCAATTGATTGGGATGAAGAGTTGCCAGAAGACTTGGGGGAAAAAATGGGTGAAGTGGTGTGGAGAAACTGACAAAATGagtgaaataaaaattcctaGGCATTGTTTAGAAAGCTGTGTTGGTGAGAAGGCTGAAGTACACGTATTTTGTGATGCGTCATTGAGGGCGTATGGAGCTGTTGTATATTTCAGGTTTCATGATAAATATGGGAACTATAAGGTGTCTTTTGTGTTGTCAAAGAGTAGAGTAGCACCGCTAAAGAAATTAACGTTACCTCGCTTAGAGTTGATGGCTCTTGTGATAGGTTCTAGACTGGGAAGTTATCTCAAGACAGTTTTCGGAGACATGattcaaaatattgtgtattggAGTGACTCTTTGATTGCGTTGTACTGGGTAAAGGGTTGTGCCAAGCGTTGGAAAATGTTTGTAGCAAATCGTGTTTTGGAGATTCAGGAGAAGTCGAATCCCAGCGACTGGAAATTTTGCCCCTCGGAAAAAAATCCAGCAGATTTACTAACTAGAGGAATTTCAATGGAAGATCTGTTGTTGAATAAATTGTGGAGGTTAGGACCAGATTGGCTTCAGGAGAGTTGTGAAGGATGGCCGGAGCAGGTGTTCAAATCTGCAAGTTGTGACAATGTAGAGGGTTTACGGGAGAAAAGAAGTGAAGTAACTAATGTTATGGTTGTTCAGGTGGAACTGGTCGAAAATTTGTACAATAGAATTTCGGTTTGGagtaaattgcaaagaattgttgcaTGGTGTCTTAGATTTATTAGAAATGCTCGAGGAATGAAAGTTAATTCTTCATTTCTTCAAGTTGATGAGTTGCGAGAGGCGCATGACCAAGTAATTAAAGCAGTACAGAGAACTGTGTTTAGTACTGAAATTGCAACTTTAGAGAAAGGGAAAGTTTTGAAGTCTGGAAATTTGTCACAGTTAAATCCCTTCATTGACAGTGAAGGCCTACTTAGAGTTGGCGGAcgtttgaaaaatgcaaatttggcAGAGAGTGTAAAACATCCTCTTATATTGCCAAAGAAACATCCTGTGACTGAAATGGTCATAAGATACTACCAtataatgtatttacatgcagGTATACAATTACTTAGTGCATCAATTCGACAGAAGTATTGGATCGTGTGTGCAAGATCTGCAATTCGTAAAGTAGTGAGAAACTGTGTAACTTGTTGTAGATTTCGTTCGGAATTTTCGCAACAAATAATGGCAAATTTACCGTCAGCTAGAGTGAATCCTGGAAGAGCCTTTTTGAAATGTGGTACAGATTTCGCTGGACCGTTTCTTGTTACCCCTCGTCGTGGAAGAGGAGTTAAAGCGTTAAAAATGTACGTGTGCATATTTGTGTGTTTTATTGTTAAGGCCGTGCATCTTGAAATAGTAAGCGACCTAAGTACTGAAGCGTGCCTTTCAGCTTTGAAGAGATTCATCGCTCGCAGAGGAAAACCTCTGGAAATATACAGTGACTGTGGAACCAACTACATCGGTGCGAAAAATTATTGGAAAGCGTGTTCAAGAGATCTTGGTCAATATCTAGCCGATGAAGGTGTGTCGTGGAAGCTGAACATTCCATCAGCTCCCCATTATGGTGGCCTCTGGGAAGCCGCAGTAAAAGCGATGAAATTTCACTTGCGAAGAGTAATGAAATCACAGATATTAACTGTTGAGGAGTTTTCTACTGTCTTAACTGAAGTAGAAGCAGCGCTGAATTCCAGACCACTTGTTTCTGCATCAGATTGTGCTGATGACTATTGTGTTCTAACACCTGGTCATTTTCTCATTGGCTCGGAGTTAAGGAGCGTACCTGAGCCTGATGTtaccaatgagaaaattagcATTGGTGAAAGATATAAACTAACATCACAAATTTCACAATCCTTCTGGAAAGCATGGTCGAAGGACTATTTAACGCAGTTGCAAGTGCGCAACAAATGGAAAACCCCATGCGTGGATTTGTGCTGCAATGACATAGTGTTAATCAAGGACGAGAATTTGCCACCCCTCAAATGGAGGATGGCAAGAGTAACTGAAACTATTGACAGCAGTGACAGCAGAGTACGTGCTGTAACTTTAAAAACATCGACAGGTGAATTGAGAAGACCAATTCACAAATTGGTTAAACTTCCTATTGAACATAAATGATTCAATGtgcatttcattttataatttttatttaaaaataattttcatgtcaAAGGTAACTTAAATTCTACATTTTTAAGGTGAATTAGTGTTATTATGGTTTTTATGTTCAATCTAGTGTATTTTGTATCATTGTAATGTTAATGTGTATAAGCTTGGATGACATGGTCATCGGGGCCCCAGTGTGTTAGCGAGAATCTTGAAGAGAACGAGGGTCTTTAAGGGGAAAGAGGGCGTGGCTACAGGCCAGCTGCTTAATATCATCTAACTTGTATATAGTTCTGTGTCCGTCCGTGTCTGTAAGTAGTTGTAGTGAATAAAACGATGTGAAAGGCAGTGGAGTTGTGTTCTTTGTGCTCTTGTATTAATATGGTATCAACGAATTTAGCGGAttcatttttttgtgaacatattTTGTTAATCGATAAGCAaagatatatataaataaatatatatatatatatatatgtatcgttattgcaaaataataataatcaggtGTAACTgtaaataaacagtaaaatatgagaaaacaaccaaatattaaaaatatgcaattcatataagtttaaaaacaaaacttttagctaAACCAAATCAAATTCTACACCCAagccaaaaaattccaaaaaatgtacATCAAAAtagcattaataaataaatgtgaatgcatactttgaaaaagaaaatttgaaaaacaaaacgaCTTTTTATAACGTCaattaattaaatgtaataattttcgCTGACTTGAcaagaaatatttaaagttaaTGAATAATAAGAATACAGTGTTCCATCAGAAAACAACATTAATTTAACAACAGTAATCTGTTtgaaaaactactttaaaaaaaagcaaaacaagaaaTCAACAAAATTAGCAGAATTCAAACGTATGCTAAttgaatgaaaaggaaaaaaaaaaaaaactttatacaatCATTACTATAACGTTAATTAAATATAAGCAGTAACTTGTTCCAACTTaacaaaaatcattcattttttaagtaaacaaCGAGTACTTTTCTGAATCAGACACAACAGAAGGCTCagcaaaaagaaatataattaacTATGCAACGTTTATTATATATTCATACAGCAGAAAATAATCCggataatctaaaaaaaaaaatagaaaagagcaGAAGATAAGCAAATATTAAAGATATAAATTTATAATATGGTATTCTTTATGAAAACCTTTACGAATCAAACATATTTTAACTAGACATAATTTATTATGTAACTagttgcgtgcccggcgttgcacgggctacttaagaaatgaaagagatgtccaattggtgtttttgtattactctgacatcagtttctaaagcgctgagGAATAAGTAAATACGCGTATTGCAAGGTTtacaaaacaccagtagagcacatttttggcaaaaatctctttaactttaatcatagttatcaatgatgcaagttatgagtattttcaattagcacaaaagatgaaaatatatgctttatcaactataatatgtgctcactttaaactgaattaaatctgatagactatatctgaaatatttatgtacagttagaatcagctttttacataaaatgacacacactttttggttgattacgtgaaactaaagcaccaagacttactaaataccaataagcattaatttaatatcaagttatcagattccaattaagctttagttaaaattcttaaaaataatattttttgttcaactctatttcgcttaaagaaattcaaacaatcttaatttaacgtgttcttttaacgatacaaactgtatttcaaaaacagaaacaggaagaagaaagagagttattacaattcgaaaactcatccatgtgacggtaaaaagcccaacaaaataaacataattagtcgcacatccaaaatgtaccaaaatatgaggccggtgaatgataaacttacactacaataaataaagattACTAAAGAAACCTTTTTCACattctgaaaagagttaaaaacgttgaatgaaaaaaataaaaaaagaacagacgataaaataaaggctatgtccgaatagagtaaccaattttaaactaatttaaaatgaattgtaCATATAAACGTTATTTTAAGATTTGGATAGCagtcaaaaaaatctcttttaaaaatatttttagaattttatttgcccacccatatgcaaaatggcaacagggaaGAAATAAAAACTCCTGAATAACctttatgttaattaacgttttaattaatatctccgctaattaaaggcgtacaattacgagattggccctattgttttctttggaaaatttctaattgatcggtatctcgttcgactctcgcttcacagcggttctcgagaagatcgatcttcagacagacagacagacagacggacgcgaacagattttaatattatagtggataaagCACTATTTAGCAAAATACTAGTATTTAAGTAATATTTAAGTAACATTGAGGAAAATTGAGTGCATTCGCAAAAcgtaatttaaatttcagttgaaaacttttcagaaaatataGGTATTTTAAACTGTAAAACGAAGTTaggaactttgctttaaaaaaaggacgATAGACGAAACACATATAAATGATTCCCAACTCCAATTAGAAGATAGGAGAAACGgacaaaaaatcatatttccaCGAACATAAAATAGAACTTCTAAACCATAAAAGTAATTCATAAACAAGATCatatcagaatttttaaaaaataaatattactacatttttttcaaaacaaatgaaaaaaaaaataataaagcatgtTTCAAATGCATGTTTTAATGGCTCTGCATACATAAGACGTCACACTTTTTTCCAACAAATTTGACTCTCCCCCTGTTACAAAGTGTCACATTTCGCTTTACCCCTCCATTCCCCTTGGCTcttgtcacgctgtttttcagaaacatactggaattttaaaaaatgtgtaatttcagTCTTATTGTTATCCCTCTAtctcttgtcacaatttcatgccCTCCCCTCAAAATGTGGTATCATTTCTAGACTGCTTCTTCTTTGATTCACTTGTGGACAAATCataaagctaaatttttaaaaacataacgtAATTATATTACCCGAAAcagtactttttttctatattgcgtaaaatctttttgaaaatggCAAGAACTCTTCTCTTGAAATTTACAAATTGGTAAATGTGGTTGTCAGGTAAGACgggaaaaagaactttttaaaggATAACTGTTTGTTGAAACAGttaatagattgattttttttgcgCGTTTATTAGAACAATTTACCTTTCGTAAACTGTCAGTattccatttttttccaaacaaaaaactggaaaaaatataaatgaaaaacttctacattaaattttaaattctgatCGTTGGGGTGCAACGTTCTTCCTTTCTGTCTGCTTATGTACCGAATTGCATGGATAAATCGTCTGGTTATCTCTCATAGAATCCCTTTTGTACTCCTCTGtcccaaaacaaattttaaatgataaatttttagtATTAACTGGTTTTAAACACGTAGaagtattgaaaaatattcaaacaattatgtaataaaataatagtcACCTAATTCAGAAGAATTAAGATTTAAGTCAAAACTGACAATCTCACATTAAGAATCACAATACTTATATGGAGTTGGCACCCTAAAACtcttttgaaatatgtttttctgttcgtacatattcaaaatattcaaatgaagAGCTTTCAAGTGACACTGAATTCATGTCCCTATGTAAGCTCAATTCAAATATCAATAGGGCAGGAATGCATTAAAATGTGCGtacaatttcaatttcaaaaatttttttctcaaaacttcaattttaaaaacttatacatatatatatatatatatatatatatatatatatatatatatatatatatatatatatatatatatatatatatatatatatatatatatatatatatatatatatatatatatataatatgtatatatatgtatatatatgtatatatatgtatatatatgtgtatatatgtatatatgtatatatatgtatatatgtatatatatatttatatatatatatatatatatatatatatatatatatagatagatagatagatagatagatatactgaagtgaattttttgtattaggactctttttttttctgaacagctGTTTCTATTGTCAAAAACTgtccttttatataaaaaagtgACTATTcgttaaaatatagaaaattatgaaataaacagaatTGCCTTAATGTTTCACTTCAGTAGACTCTCGGATATCTCTTAAAAACACTGTCAAAATAGCAAGCTTCTATTGTTTaagttttttgagaaaaaggtacATAAAGTTTAGCAATTTAATATAACTCGTATACAGGGTACCGACTACCCTTAAATAACTAATcagcatttttaataatttattataaaaaaaaatcataaattgggACACTTTCTTAAGCACATGTATTACTCttttttatcttcagaaaatgctgattTCATTTGACTAA
This sequence is a window from Uloborus diversus isolate 005 chromosome 10, Udiv.v.3.1, whole genome shotgun sequence. Protein-coding genes within it:
- the LOC129231687 gene encoding uncharacterized protein LOC129231687 gives rise to the protein MSEIKIPRHCLESCVGEKAEVHVFCDASLRAYGAVVYFRFHDKYGNYKVSFVLSKSRVAPLKKLTLPRLELMALVIGSRLGSYLKTVFGDMIQNIVYWSDSLIALYWVKGCAKRWKMFVANRVLEIQEKSNPSDWKFCPSEKNPADLLTRGISMEDLLLNKLWRLGPDWLQESCEGWPEQVFKSASCDNVEGLREKRSEVTNVMVVQVELVENLYNRISVWSKLQRIVAWCLRFIRNARGMKVNSSFLQVDELREAHDQVIKAVQRTVFSTEIATLEKGKVLKSGNLSQLNPFIDSEGLLRVGGRLKNANLAESVKHPLILPKKHPVTEMVIRYYHIMYLHAGIQLLSASIRQKYWIVCARSAIRKVVRNCVTCCRFRSEFSQQIMANLPSARVNPGRAFLKCGTDFAGPFLVTPRRGRGVKALKMYVCIFVCFIVKAVHLEIVSDLSTEACLSALKRFIARRGKPLEIYSDCGTNYIGAKNYWKACSRDLGQYLADEGVSWKLNIPSAPHYGGLWEAAVKAMKFHLRRVMKSQILTVEEFSTVLTEVEAALNSRPLVSASDCADDYCVLTPGHFLIGSELRSVPEPDVTNEKISIGERYKLTSQISQSFWKAWSKDYLTQLQVRNKWKTPCVDLCCNDIVLIKDENLPPLKWRMARVTETIDSSDSRVRAVTLKTSTGELRRPIHKLVKLPIEHK